A region of Deltaproteobacteria bacterium DNA encodes the following proteins:
- a CDS encoding GNAT family N-acetyltransferase, with protein sequence MTVELRGLRPTDRPLLEAALRSDDTFTAEEIAVALELIDDALARADSDYWFRVAVAPDAPGRIAGYICYGPTPMTRSSFDLYWLVVHRDARGRGVARALIDEMERDLRARGATGVRIETSQLESYGAARRVYERHGYREVARIPDFYKPGDALVTFYKRL encoded by the coding sequence ATGACCGTTGAACTCCGCGGCCTGCGTCCGACCGATCGGCCGCTGCTCGAGGCGGCGCTGCGCAGCGACGACACCTTCACCGCCGAGGAGATCGCGGTCGCGCTCGAACTCATCGACGACGCGCTGGCCCGCGCCGACTCGGACTACTGGTTTCGCGTCGCCGTGGCGCCCGATGCGCCGGGGCGCATCGCCGGCTACATCTGCTACGGGCCGACGCCGATGACGCGCTCGAGCTTCGACCTGTACTGGCTGGTCGTCCACCGGGACGCGCGGGGCCGCGGCGTGGCGCGCGCCCTGATCGACGAGATGGAGCGCGACCTGCGCGCGCGCGGGGCCACCGGCGTGCGCATCGAGACGTCCCAGCTCGAAAGCTACGGCGCGGCGCGGCGCGTCTACGAGCGCCACGGGTACCGGGAAGTGGCCCGCATCCCGGACTTCTACAAGCCGGGTGACGCTCTGGTAACCTTTTACAAGCGTCTATGA
- a CDS encoding HEAT repeat domain-containing protein, giving the protein MTRPALAALAALAALAAAGCRRSSPAPSRESESPATVSTAPDAGARSLPERIRVQRVAVRVVDPTSGRRHAIDADRVRDRIAAALAASGWFLGAGEPGAGFDVRPADVTATIGYAELPEGTNGAPALLAMIELRVDFRDGRDSLAPSMNALAERSYVPGDGDVAAALTEHVDRAIDDAVAGLIEKERVRVGPPAAAVAALAAPDSDLRTWALLVVGHRRIAAAFDAAVARLSATDEAERDAAIGALLAIGDPRAVRPLTRLAEFQDYALMRRVIDAVAALGGDEAHAYLEFVATGHPDDDIRAQAERALARLRRRTAQTAASRAPGEPSP; this is encoded by the coding sequence ATGACTCGACCCGCGCTCGCCGCGCTCGCCGCGCTCGCCGCGCTCGCCGCCGCCGGGTGCCGGCGGTCGTCGCCGGCGCCGTCGAGGGAGTCCGAGTCGCCGGCGACCGTGTCGACCGCGCCGGACGCGGGTGCGCGGTCGCTCCCCGAGCGGATCCGCGTGCAGCGCGTCGCCGTGCGCGTGGTCGATCCGACCTCGGGACGCCGCCACGCGATCGACGCCGACCGGGTGCGCGACCGCATCGCCGCGGCGCTGGCCGCGTCGGGCTGGTTCCTCGGCGCGGGGGAGCCGGGCGCCGGATTCGACGTGCGGCCGGCGGACGTGACGGCGACGATCGGCTACGCCGAGCTGCCGGAGGGGACCAACGGCGCGCCGGCGCTGCTGGCGATGATCGAACTGCGCGTCGATTTCCGCGACGGCCGCGATTCCCTCGCGCCGTCGATGAACGCGCTGGCCGAGCGCAGCTACGTGCCCGGCGACGGCGACGTCGCCGCCGCGCTCACCGAGCACGTCGACCGCGCGATCGACGACGCCGTGGCGGGACTGATCGAAAAGGAGCGCGTTCGCGTCGGGCCGCCGGCCGCCGCCGTCGCGGCGCTCGCCGCGCCCGACTCGGACCTGCGCACGTGGGCACTGCTGGTGGTCGGCCACCGCCGCATCGCGGCGGCGTTCGACGCGGCCGTAGCCAGGCTGTCGGCGACCGACGAGGCGGAGCGGGACGCCGCGATCGGCGCGCTGTTGGCGATCGGCGATCCGCGCGCGGTGCGGCCGCTCACGCGGCTGGCCGAGTTCCAGGACTACGCGCTGATGCGCCGCGTGATCGACGCGGTCGCCGCGCTCGGCGGCGACGAGGCGCACGCCTATCTCGAGTTCGTCGCCACCGGCCACCCGGACGACGACATCCGCGCGCAAGCCGAGCGGGCGCTGGCGCGGCTGCGCCGGCGGACGGCTCAGACCGCGGCATCTCGCGCACCCGGCGAGCCGAGCCCGTAG
- the lipB gene encoding lipoyl(octanoyl) transferase — protein sequence MRRRVRGAAGRLRRRRHRTRGADRLPRPRVLRRGGGRVVSSPTVRWRWLGRVDYATARRLQEGYRDRVLAGDPEAEVVLLLEHDPVITLGRSADPAHVVAGEAELARRGIPVVRTRRGGDVTYHGPGQLMVYPVVRLRRGVVAFLESVARALAEVAAHYGVHGAAWRRDPAGLWIGDAKLAACGIHLRRGVTSHGWAFNVATPPDAWSLIVPCGLRGARQVSLADRAPPGRAPASVAEVAEVAGPIVARAVVS from the coding sequence GTGCGGCGACGCGTTCGCGGCGCAGCTGGTCGCCTGCGGCGTCGGCGTCACCGTACACGCGGCGCCGATCGTCTACCTCGACCCCGGGTTCTTCGCCGAGGTGGCGGACGAGTCGTGAGTTCGCCGACGGTCCGCTGGAGGTGGCTCGGCCGCGTCGACTACGCGACCGCCCGGCGGCTGCAGGAGGGCTACCGCGATCGCGTGCTGGCCGGCGACCCGGAGGCCGAGGTGGTCCTGCTGCTCGAACACGATCCGGTCATCACCCTCGGCCGGTCGGCCGATCCGGCGCACGTCGTCGCCGGCGAGGCGGAGCTCGCCCGGCGCGGGATTCCGGTCGTCCGCACCCGCCGCGGCGGCGACGTGACCTATCACGGGCCGGGCCAGCTGATGGTCTACCCGGTCGTCCGCCTGCGCCGCGGCGTCGTCGCATTCCTCGAGAGCGTCGCCCGGGCGCTCGCGGAGGTGGCCGCCCACTACGGCGTCCACGGGGCGGCGTGGCGGCGCGACCCGGCCGGGCTGTGGATCGGCGACGCGAAGCTCGCCGCGTGCGGCATTCATCTGCGCCGCGGCGTCACGTCGCACGGCTGGGCGTTCAACGTCGCGACGCCGCCGGACGCATGGTCGCTGATCGTCCCGTGCGGGTTGCGCGGCGCGCGCCAGGTGTCGCTCGCGGACCGCGCGCCGCCGGGCCGCGCGCCCGCCTCCGTCGCCGAGGTGGCCGAGGTGGCCGGCCCGATCGTCGCGCGCGCGGTCGTCTCGTAA
- a CDS encoding D-alanine--D-alanine ligase, translated as MSRRVTVLYNCDWDDQLCRDEGVDVSAVRASALAVRDALRAAGYESELVGAEGPDIMDLLAAMRADPPDLVFNLCESLCEDVRNEVVAPALLDMLRLRYTGAGPLALLSCLHKDRAKDVLAARGVPTPPHRVLARPADLDAFDLAFPVFVKLAHEDASIGIDETNVCRDAAALARRVAALWDRYRQPVIAEAYIDGREVNATVLGSGDGARVLPLHEIDFGQMPPGRPHIVTYAAKWDETHVDYMGTKPVPMTGVAPELARAIEATALAAYRALDLRDYGRVDMRVDAAGRPWVIDVNPNCDISPDAGYARAARAAGMDYPQLVDAICRAAWSRYDR; from the coding sequence ATGTCTCGCCGGGTGACCGTGCTCTACAACTGCGACTGGGACGACCAGCTGTGCCGCGACGAAGGCGTCGACGTGAGCGCGGTGCGGGCGTCGGCGCTCGCCGTGCGCGACGCGTTGCGCGCTGCCGGCTACGAGTCGGAGCTGGTCGGCGCCGAGGGACCGGACATCATGGATCTGCTCGCGGCGATGCGGGCGGACCCGCCGGACCTGGTGTTCAACCTGTGCGAATCGCTGTGCGAGGACGTGCGCAACGAGGTCGTCGCGCCCGCGCTGCTCGACATGCTCCGCCTGCGGTACACCGGCGCGGGCCCGCTCGCGCTGCTGTCGTGCCTGCACAAGGACCGCGCCAAGGACGTGCTCGCGGCGCGCGGCGTTCCGACGCCGCCGCACCGCGTGCTCGCGCGGCCGGCGGACCTGGATGCGTTCGACCTCGCGTTCCCGGTGTTCGTCAAGCTCGCGCACGAGGACGCGTCGATCGGCATCGACGAGACCAACGTGTGCCGCGACGCCGCCGCGCTGGCCCGGCGTGTGGCCGCGCTGTGGGACCGGTACCGCCAGCCGGTGATCGCGGAGGCGTACATCGACGGCCGCGAGGTCAACGCCACCGTGCTCGGAAGCGGCGACGGCGCGCGCGTGCTGCCGCTGCACGAGATCGACTTCGGGCAGATGCCGCCAGGTCGGCCGCACATCGTCACGTATGCGGCCAAGTGGGACGAGACCCACGTCGATTATATGGGCACCAAGCCGGTGCCGATGACCGGCGTCGCCCCGGAACTCGCGCGCGCGATCGAGGCGACCGCGCTGGCCGCGTATCGCGCCCTCGACTTGCGCGACTACGGCCGCGTCGACATGCGCGTGGACGCAGCCGGGCGCCCGTGGGTGATCGACGTCAACCCGAACTGCGACATCTCGCCGGACGCCGGCTACGCGCGCGCCGCCCGCGCCGCCGGCATGGACTACCCCCAGCTCGTCGACGCGATCTGCCGGGCGGCGTGGAGTCGCTATGACCGTTGA